A single genomic interval of Gouania willdenowi chromosome 10, fGouWil2.1, whole genome shotgun sequence harbors:
- the LOC114471344 gene encoding C-X-C motif chemokine 10-like: MRPRSVFKEALRSVSSYSSTAGQKVTLTKKRKERKKATMSRIINLCLLLAVVVCFCNAQLHSSKQQCLCRSVTNSLSKESPVKSLQLFQATNFCNKVEIVVTMENDERYCLNPKSNVFKKKLSFLLNKRSKGVFTLTKSGASSTTAAF; encoded by the exons ATGCGGCCGAGGAGTGTATTTAAGGAGGCCCTCCGCTCAGTGTCTTCATATTCATCCACTGCAGGGCAGAAAGTCACACTGaccaagaaaagaaaagaaagaaagaaagcaaccATGTCCCGCATCATTAACCTGTGCCTGCTCCTGGCTGTTGTCGTTTGCTTCTGCAACGCTCAAT TGCATTCATCAAAACAGCAATGTCTGTGTAGGAGTGTGACGAACAGCCTGAGCAAGGAATCTCCAGTTAAATCCCTGCAGTTGTTCCAAGCAACAAACTTCTGCAACAAAGTAGAGATTgt TGTCACCATGGAGAACGACGAACGCTACTGCCTGAATCCAAAGTCCAACGTCTTTAAGAAAAAACTTTCATTCCT GTTGAATAAACGCTCCAAAGGTGTGTTCACTCTTACCAAAAGCGGGGCAAGCTCCACAACTGCAGCCTTCTAA